From a single Paenibacillus sp. FSL W8-0426 genomic region:
- a CDS encoding methylthioribulose 1-phosphate dehydratase codes for MGFEKITTEQKRRVLEELADIKALFASRNWFPGTSGNLSMRVGEFDPEQFYFAVTASGKDKSLRTPEDFLFVDKHGKAIEATELKPSAETLIHCEIYRLTGCGAVFHVHTVFNNLISEFFGAQGQVPIQGIELIKAFNIWEENAEVRVPILPNHAHIPSIAELVPGVLDANVPGILLRNHGIYAWGKDAFEAKRHLEAFEFLFEVLYRQLLLKNAAN; via the coding sequence ATGGGCTTTGAGAAAATAACGACCGAACAGAAACGCCGGGTGCTTGAGGAACTCGCGGATATCAAGGCACTGTTCGCCAGCCGCAATTGGTTCCCCGGAACGAGCGGCAACCTTTCGATGCGCGTGGGCGAATTCGACCCCGAGCAATTTTACTTCGCGGTAACTGCTTCGGGTAAAGACAAATCCCTGCGCACACCGGAGGATTTCCTGTTCGTAGACAAACACGGCAAAGCGATTGAAGCGACCGAGCTTAAACCGAGTGCCGAAACGCTCATTCATTGCGAAATTTATCGCCTGACGGGTTGCGGCGCCGTATTTCATGTGCATACCGTGTTCAACAACCTCATCAGCGAATTTTTCGGGGCGCAGGGCCAAGTGCCGATTCAAGGCATCGAGTTGATCAAAGCATTTAACATCTGGGAAGAAAATGCGGAAGTACGCGTGCCGATTTTGCCTAACCATGCGCATATTCCATCCATTGCGGAGCTGGTGCCCGGCGTGCTGGATGCCAACGTTCCGGGCATTCTGCTGCGCAATCACGGCATTTATGCCTGGGGCAAGGACGCCTTTGAAGCCAAACGTCATCTGGAAGCCTTTGAATTTTTGTTCGAGGTATTGTATCGCCAACTGTTGTTAAAAAATGCTGCGAACTGA
- a CDS encoding 2-hydroxy-3-keto-5-methylthiopentenyl-1-phosphate phosphatase has translation MRSDKKTVIFCDFDGTITLSDNIVAIMKHFNPEGIAPIMKDTVEQRISLREGVGAMFALLPSSQKDEIVEFVLGQAGIREGFGDFLAYVRNEGIEFNVTSGGMDFFIEPLLAPFDIPQDHVYCNGADFSGDRIRIEWPHPCQPPCENGCGMCKTTVIRSYAADQYNRILIGDSLTDFEGAKIADLVYSRSILTDKCIELGVDHVPFTTFHDIMEDMKQKQTQGVL, from the coding sequence ATGAGAAGCGACAAAAAAACGGTGATTTTTTGCGATTTTGATGGCACGATCACCCTTTCGGACAATATCGTCGCCATCATGAAACATTTTAACCCCGAAGGCATCGCACCGATCATGAAAGATACGGTCGAGCAACGAATTTCGCTGCGTGAGGGCGTAGGTGCCATGTTTGCCCTGCTGCCATCTTCGCAAAAAGACGAAATCGTCGAATTCGTGCTTGGACAAGCGGGCATTCGTGAAGGGTTCGGCGACTTTCTGGCATACGTGCGCAATGAAGGCATCGAATTTAACGTAACGAGCGGCGGCATGGATTTTTTCATTGAACCTCTGCTTGCGCCATTTGATATTCCGCAGGATCATGTATACTGCAACGGCGCGGATTTCTCGGGCGATCGCATCCGGATCGAATGGCCGCATCCCTGTCAGCCTCCATGCGAAAATGGTTGCGGCATGTGCAAAACGACCGTCATTCGCTCCTATGCAGCCGACCAATATAACCGCATTCTGATCGGGGACAGCCTGACCGACTTCGAAGGCGCCAAAATCGCCGATCTGGTCTACTCCCGCTCCATTTTGACGGACAAGTGCATCGAACTTGGGGTCGATCATGTCCCGTTCACCACGTTCCACGATATTATGGAAGACATGAAACAGAAGCAAACACAAGGAGTGCTGTAA
- the proC gene encoding pyrroline-5-carboxylate reductase, producing MSQEQQTLLQQKITFHGAGAMAEAIVRGLTSRLVVRPRDITMLNRSNKKRQEELSAKYAVHTGTASESLDILADSPVIVLAMKPKDAAAALRELGPILKPDQLIVSVIAGLSIRTMQSILGRKQPIARTMPNTSSTIGLGATGIAFSAEITDDQRSTVMTMFEAVGIVTIVPEEKLEVLTGISGSGPAYVYYLMEAMIAAGIRGGLSSQQSHDLTVQTVLGAARMVQQTGMEPMKLRSDVTSPGGATQAALKTLDEGDFFENVIAAVNRCAERSREMGAALEGDLK from the coding sequence ATGAGTCAAGAACAACAAACACTGCTGCAACAAAAGATTACTTTCCATGGCGCGGGCGCGATGGCGGAAGCCATCGTCCGGGGACTGACTTCCCGCCTGGTCGTTCGGCCTAGAGACATTACGATGCTCAACCGCAGCAACAAAAAGCGCCAGGAAGAACTAAGCGCCAAATACGCGGTGCATACGGGAACGGCATCGGAGTCTTTGGATATCCTTGCGGATTCTCCTGTCATCGTGCTTGCCATGAAACCGAAGGATGCAGCAGCGGCTTTGCGTGAATTAGGCCCGATCCTGAAGCCGGATCAGCTGATTGTTTCCGTGATTGCCGGATTGTCCATCCGCACCATGCAAAGCATCCTTGGACGGAAGCAACCCATTGCCCGGACCATGCCGAACACGTCCAGCACCATTGGGCTCGGGGCTACCGGCATTGCGTTCTCGGCGGAGATTACGGACGATCAGCGCAGCACGGTCATGACCATGTTTGAAGCCGTAGGCATCGTAACGATTGTTCCGGAAGAAAAACTTGAGGTCCTTACCGGCATTTCCGGAAGCGGCCCGGCTTATGTATACTATTTGATGGAAGCCATGATCGCCGCGGGCATTCGCGGAGGACTGTCCAGTCAGCAATCGCATGACCTGACCGTTCAGACCGTGCTCGGCGCAGCCCGCATGGTGCAGCAAACCGGCATGGAACCGATGAAGCTTCGCAGCGACGTGACCTCTCCTGGCGGAGCGACGCAAGCCGCGCTCAAAACGCTGGATGAAGGCGACTTTTTCGAAAACGTAATTGCAGCCGTGAACCGCTGCGCAGAGCGCTCACGGGAGATGGGGGCTGCTTTGGAAGGGGATTTGAAATGA
- a CDS encoding 2,3-diketo-5-methylthiopentyl-1-phosphate enolase, with protein MSNMCTATYRLHDDRADFRKKAESIAVGMTVGSWTELPQAKREEMQKHLGEVLQVHVHEAEGMAPGERYADITIGYPDVNFSRDIPALLVTVFGKISMDGRIKLTRLGFSDNFLRAFPGPKFGLNGVRDLLGVHDRPLLMSIFKSVIGLNADELREQFLRQALGGVDLIKDDEILFENPLTPIEKRVEVCMKAAEQASRETGKKLLYAANLTGPTFRLKQQAERAIHAGANALLFNVLSYGYDVLHELSSDPDINVPIMAHPALAGAVYPSPHYGISASVLLGQLMRLAGADLVLFPSPYGSVTMPKEENMAITEQLLSPELPVRASMPVPSAGIHPGLVPLILNDFGTDVIVNAGGGIHGHPMGTEAGGRAFLQAIEAAGRSIPLTEYAAEHPELKTALDLWGAGR; from the coding sequence ATGAGTAACATGTGTACGGCCACGTATCGTCTGCATGATGATCGTGCCGATTTTCGCAAAAAAGCGGAATCGATCGCGGTTGGCATGACCGTCGGAAGCTGGACCGAGCTGCCTCAAGCCAAACGCGAGGAAATGCAAAAACATCTTGGCGAAGTACTTCAGGTACACGTTCATGAAGCCGAAGGCATGGCGCCTGGCGAGCGTTATGCCGACATCACGATCGGGTACCCCGACGTCAATTTCAGCCGGGATATCCCGGCTTTGCTCGTCACAGTCTTTGGCAAAATCTCGATGGATGGACGTATCAAGCTGACGCGTCTCGGGTTCTCCGACAACTTCCTGCGGGCATTTCCGGGCCCAAAATTCGGATTAAACGGCGTGCGTGACCTGCTTGGCGTGCATGACCGTCCGCTCTTGATGAGCATTTTCAAATCCGTCATCGGACTGAACGCGGATGAACTGCGCGAGCAGTTTCTGCGTCAAGCACTCGGCGGCGTCGATCTGATCAAGGACGACGAAATTTTGTTCGAAAATCCGCTCACGCCAATCGAGAAAAGAGTCGAGGTCTGTATGAAGGCTGCCGAGCAGGCGAGCCGGGAAACCGGCAAAAAGCTGCTCTATGCCGCCAATTTGACTGGACCGACGTTCAGGCTGAAGCAGCAAGCCGAGCGGGCTATTCATGCCGGCGCAAACGCATTGCTTTTTAACGTTCTCTCTTACGGCTATGACGTGCTGCATGAGCTGAGCAGCGATCCGGACATTAACGTACCGATCATGGCCCATCCGGCTCTGGCCGGGGCAGTGTATCCTTCGCCGCATTATGGCATTTCTGCTTCCGTGCTGCTTGGGCAACTGATGCGCCTGGCCGGAGCGGACTTGGTATTATTCCCATCCCCTTATGGCTCCGTAACGATGCCCAAAGAGGAAAACATGGCCATTACCGAACAGCTGCTCAGCCCGGAATTGCCCGTGCGCGCCAGCATGCCTGTGCCTTCCGCCGGGATCCATCCGGGACTGGTTCCACTCATCCTGAACGACTTCGGGACCGACGTCATCGTCAACGCCGGAGGCGGCATCCATGGTCACCCGATGGGCACGGAAGCGGGAGGACGAGCCTTTTTGCAGGCCATCGAGGCTGCAGGACGTTCCATCCCGTTGACCGAATACGCCGCAGAGCATCCCGAATTGAAGACCGCACTTGATTTGTGGGGTGCAGGCCGATGA
- a CDS encoding multi-tm2 domain protein → MTTVQPERSRLLAFLFNFIPGLGFLYWRRPVKAAIYPLLFFGTLVGSFMLAIVSHDGGVVMLAGCIAAAFFWGINMLDMLIVLLRTPARHHAYLNTYPGAYAGNMGGMDPDGMYHQHEGEADYLHAEAPYTQQPMYRKGSEGERFFTILLSFIPGLGHLHLGLLHRGLSFLIAFFGSFAMMVFVASIIDESILMFLLVLPVIWVYCMFDAVQHVHRKQAGEVLQDRTLFEELEMGRDSGRRSKVLATLLSAFPGAGHLYLGLQKRGIQLMFLFLGSIYVLDLLRLSVFLFMIPLIWFYSFFDGLQCSSRYGREPLNDQPILKDWVRHQRLIGFGIVLMGAYYLTIRLIIPQLNELFPDFFVTYEINSYINTIIVSLLLIGGGLKLLFGKQRSSSGSSAGDHDSDSLFLFKDRQDRY, encoded by the coding sequence ATGACGACTGTGCAACCTGAACGCAGCAGATTACTCGCTTTTTTGTTTAATTTCATTCCGGGACTCGGCTTTTTATATTGGAGGCGTCCAGTAAAAGCCGCGATCTATCCGCTACTCTTTTTTGGAACATTGGTCGGTTCCTTCATGCTGGCCATCGTGTCACATGACGGGGGAGTAGTGATGCTTGCTGGCTGCATCGCGGCCGCGTTCTTCTGGGGCATCAACATGCTGGATATGTTGATCGTATTGTTGCGTACGCCGGCCCGACATCATGCCTATCTGAACACATATCCCGGAGCTTATGCGGGAAACATGGGGGGCATGGATCCTGACGGAATGTACCACCAGCATGAGGGTGAAGCGGATTACCTTCATGCGGAAGCCCCGTACACACAACAGCCTATGTATCGCAAAGGCAGCGAGGGAGAGCGTTTTTTCACGATTCTGCTCTCGTTTATCCCGGGATTGGGCCATCTGCACCTGGGACTGCTGCACCGCGGTCTATCGTTCCTGATCGCCTTTTTCGGATCGTTCGCGATGATGGTTTTCGTCGCCTCGATCATCGACGAATCCATTTTAATGTTCCTGCTTGTCTTGCCTGTTATTTGGGTGTATTGCATGTTCGATGCCGTGCAGCACGTGCACCGCAAACAGGCCGGAGAGGTGCTGCAGGACCGCACATTGTTCGAGGAGCTCGAAATGGGACGGGATTCCGGGCGGCGCAGCAAGGTGCTGGCAACGCTGCTATCGGCTTTTCCCGGCGCAGGGCATTTGTACCTTGGCTTGCAAAAAAGAGGCATACAGCTGATGTTCCTGTTCCTTGGAAGCATTTATGTCCTGGACCTGCTCAGGCTCTCGGTTTTCCTGTTCATGATTCCGCTGATCTGGTTCTACAGCTTCTTCGACGGACTTCAGTGTTCCAGCCGTTATGGGCGTGAGCCTTTGAATGATCAGCCGATATTGAAGGATTGGGTGCGGCACCAGCGTCTGATTGGATTTGGAATCGTGCTGATGGGAGCCTATTACCTTACGATCCGGTTAATTATTCCACAGCTGAATGAACTGTTCCCCGATTTCTTCGTAACCTATGAGATCAATTCCTACATTAACACGATTATCGTCTCTTTGCTTCTGATTGGGGGAGGGCTGAAGCTTTTGTTCGGCAAGCAGCGTTCCTCCAGTGGATCAAGCGCAGGGGATCATGATTCGGATTCCTTGTTCTTGTTCAAGGATCGGCAGGATCGGTATTAA